A stretch of the Planctomycetota bacterium genome encodes the following:
- a CDS encoding TlpA disulfide reductase family protein: MPTNRIRRLTALGSAAVALALCVAQPALADDRPAAEILADLAGTQMPQFDRARADAEGAEYVAAFRAQSEEAGRARAVLIGELHQAHPGHEQLDELLPERWQLLLSGGELDVAAAETERVASDSQGDLAVDALYFHAMTTVYKTQAEDSSAVLAAAAKFRQAAPADQRNAELLGYATYGDADDATLLTIYKDIQANFPDAREARSAASKIFQLERVGKPFELSFQDAITGETVDMSQLRGKVVVIDFWATWCGPCIAELPHMKELYATYKDKGVEFVGISLDAPRNESDPSKDGLKKLRDFVADRELPWPQYYQGNGWESEFSTGWKVRSIPTIFLVDQQGRLVTPNARGKLDTLIPETLGIEKAG; encoded by the coding sequence ATGCCGACGAATCGAATCCGCCGCCTGACCGCGCTGGGCAGTGCCGCCGTCGCGCTGGCGCTCTGCGTCGCGCAGCCCGCCCTCGCGGATGACCGACCCGCCGCCGAGATCCTCGCGGATCTCGCCGGCACGCAGATGCCGCAGTTCGATCGCGCACGCGCGGACGCCGAGGGCGCCGAGTACGTCGCCGCCTTCCGCGCGCAGAGCGAGGAGGCCGGCCGCGCCCGTGCGGTGCTCATCGGCGAGCTGCACCAGGCCCACCCGGGCCACGAGCAGCTCGACGAGCTGCTGCCCGAGCGCTGGCAGCTGCTGCTCAGCGGCGGCGAGCTGGATGTTGCGGCCGCGGAGACCGAGCGCGTCGCGTCCGATTCCCAAGGCGACCTGGCCGTCGACGCCCTGTACTTCCACGCGATGACGACCGTGTACAAGACGCAGGCCGAGGACAGCTCGGCGGTGCTCGCCGCCGCGGCGAAGTTCCGCCAGGCCGCGCCCGCGGATCAGCGTAACGCCGAGCTGCTCGGCTACGCCACCTACGGCGATGCGGACGATGCCACGCTGCTGACCATCTACAAGGACATCCAGGCCAACTTCCCCGACGCCCGCGAGGCCCGCTCGGCCGCCTCGAAGATCTTCCAGCTCGAGCGCGTCGGCAAGCCCTTCGAGCTGTCCTTCCAGGACGCCATCACGGGCGAGACCGTGGACATGAGCCAGCTCCGTGGCAAGGTCGTGGTCATCGATTTCTGGGCGACCTGGTGCGGCCCGTGCATCGCCGAGCTTCCGCACATGAAGGAGCTCTACGCGACGTACAAGGACAAGGGCGTCGAGTTCGTGGGCATCAGCCTCGATGCGCCACGGAACGAGAGCGACCCCTCCAAGGACGGCCTCAAGAAGCTCCGCGACTTCGTGGCCGACCGAGAGCTGCCCTGGCCGCAGTACTACCAGGGCAATGGCTGGGAAAGCGAGTTCTCGACGGGCTGGAAGGTCCGCTCGATTCCGACCATCTTCCTGGTCGACCAGCAGGGCCGGCTGGTGACGCCCAACGCGCGGGGCAAGCTCGACACGCTGATCCCCGAAACGCTGGGCATCGAGAAGGCCGGCTGA
- a CDS encoding PDZ domain-containing protein, translating to MNFSTPWTIGRVATMAAGALVLTLSAPASRGASAAYAALHVVPAEAAPRTPLDRTKSDEDIEAEAAALAASGDFAGAAIRYRELTKRRPDSFVAWYNLACALAQLEHPDEAWGALERSIELGMNDLTHLRLDPHIEPLRGGERFADLEARWPEIMERQAEVRFARAIERFGRGYHTQRDDLLRVRFAVGQPRQTFDMAHEELHIVSRWAMEHLFANLADAEDGTVPWVTVVIPTDADFASWARERHGDAARGPTQQIAGTYDHDRKELVCKDLGSTLRHEVFHALHYRSQSLHAQRHAAWVLEGLAALVEDFDLDYQGTPVFVPSWRTNAARRAFRGGRLKTIEQLTSMPDHIFVGQSPLLHYAEARTLMLYMYAAGRLAEFYRNYVDTWEEDRTGLAAILRTFDATLPQIEASYRRWVQSLPTAPEQMHPPAATLGIDVDPERGEGLAVIRTVRGSPGRRAGLRPRDVLVAVNGQGTRDINELYRVLGRYTPGNLVVLTVRRGREILELNARLGRSSDYEQIVVPGG from the coding sequence TTGAACTTCAGCACTCCGTGGACCATCGGGCGGGTGGCGACCATGGCCGCCGGCGCGCTCGTGCTCACGCTGAGCGCGCCGGCAAGCCGCGGTGCGTCGGCCGCGTATGCGGCCTTGCATGTCGTACCGGCGGAGGCCGCGCCGCGCACTCCGCTCGACCGAACGAAGAGCGACGAGGACATCGAGGCCGAGGCCGCTGCACTCGCGGCCTCTGGCGATTTCGCCGGCGCCGCGATCCGCTATCGGGAGCTGACCAAGCGCCGGCCCGATTCGTTCGTGGCGTGGTACAACCTCGCCTGTGCGCTCGCCCAGCTGGAGCACCCCGACGAGGCCTGGGGCGCGCTCGAGAGGTCCATCGAGCTGGGCATGAACGACCTGACGCACCTGCGGCTCGATCCGCACATCGAGCCCCTCCGAGGCGGCGAGCGCTTCGCCGACCTCGAGGCCCGCTGGCCGGAGATCATGGAGCGGCAGGCCGAGGTCCGCTTCGCCCGGGCCATCGAGCGCTTCGGCCGCGGCTACCACACCCAGCGGGACGACCTGCTACGCGTGCGATTCGCCGTCGGGCAGCCGCGGCAGACCTTCGACATGGCGCACGAGGAATTGCACATCGTCTCGCGGTGGGCCATGGAGCACCTGTTCGCCAACCTCGCGGACGCCGAGGACGGCACGGTGCCGTGGGTTACCGTCGTCATCCCGACCGACGCGGACTTCGCGTCCTGGGCCCGGGAGCGGCACGGCGATGCGGCCCGCGGCCCCACGCAACAAATCGCCGGCACCTACGACCACGACCGCAAGGAACTGGTCTGCAAGGACCTGGGCTCGACGCTGCGGCACGAGGTCTTCCACGCGCTGCACTACCGCAGCCAGTCGCTGCACGCCCAGCGGCACGCGGCCTGGGTGCTCGAAGGCCTCGCGGCGCTCGTCGAGGACTTCGACCTGGACTATCAGGGCACGCCGGTGTTCGTGCCCTCGTGGCGGACCAACGCTGCGCGGCGCGCATTCCGCGGCGGCCGGCTGAAGACCATCGAGCAGCTCACGTCGATGCCCGACCACATCTTCGTCGGCCAGTCGCCGCTGCTGCACTACGCCGAGGCCCGCACGCTCATGCTCTACATGTACGCGGCCGGCCGCTTGGCCGAGTTCTATCGCAACTACGTGGACACGTGGGAGGAGGATCGCACGGGCCTGGCGGCCATCCTTCGGACCTTCGACGCCACGCTGCCGCAGATCGAGGCGTCCTACCGCCGCTGGGTGCAGAGCCTACCCACCGCGCCCGAGCAGATGCACCCACCCGCGGCGACGCTGGGCATCGACGTCGACCCCGAGCGGGGCGAGGGGCTCGCGGTGATCCGCACCGTCCGCGGATCGCCGGGCCGCCGCGCGGGCCTGCGGCCCCGCGACGTGCTCGTCGCCGTCAACGGCCAGGGCACCCGCGACATCAACGAGCTCTACCGCGTGCTGGGCCGCTACACGCCCGGCAACCTCGTGGTCCTGACCGTCCGCCGGGGCCGGGAGATCCTGGAGCTGAACGCCCGCTTGGGCCGCAGCTCGGATTACGAACAGATCGTCGTGCCCGGCGGCTGA
- the thyX gene encoding FAD-dependent thymidylate synthase, with amino-acid sequence MTEHGSAIESKPLAAPPQAERIDPEAVLVDAMDGAARWTIPVHEHGFVALVDAMPRLVPEGQTADSAIVQAARVSYGAGTKRVHEDWGLLRYLLRHEHTTPFEMVEFKFHMAMPIFVARQWIRHRTANVNEYSGRYSVMPDRFYRVPLEAVRKQSTSNRQGGEEVFDTTDEQQLRTAQEFVAYIDRVEALYAQYEQLIEAGVSRELARVGLPTSQYTQWYWKCDLHNILRFLKLRLDSHAQLEIRAFAQAMLALIEPIVPATIEAWRDYHQHSLRLTRLEIDALRDELGGGPGELATKNTRERAEWEAKRAGLGLPTRG; translated from the coding sequence ATGACCGAGCACGGAAGCGCCATCGAATCCAAGCCCCTGGCCGCGCCGCCACAGGCCGAGCGCATCGACCCTGAGGCGGTCCTCGTCGACGCCATGGATGGTGCCGCGCGGTGGACCATCCCGGTCCACGAGCACGGCTTCGTCGCGCTGGTCGACGCCATGCCCCGGCTTGTGCCCGAGGGCCAGACCGCGGATAGCGCCATCGTGCAGGCCGCCCGGGTGAGCTACGGCGCGGGCACCAAGCGGGTGCACGAGGACTGGGGGTTGCTTCGATACCTGCTCCGCCACGAGCACACCACGCCCTTCGAGATGGTGGAGTTCAAGTTCCACATGGCGATGCCCATCTTCGTGGCCCGCCAGTGGATCCGCCACCGCACCGCCAACGTCAACGAGTACTCGGGCCGCTATTCGGTCATGCCCGACCGCTTCTACCGCGTGCCGCTCGAGGCCGTCCGCAAGCAGAGCACGAGCAACCGCCAGGGGGGCGAAGAGGTCTTCGATACCACCGACGAGCAGCAGCTGCGGACCGCGCAGGAGTTCGTGGCCTACATCGATCGCGTCGAGGCGCTCTACGCGCAGTACGAGCAGCTCATCGAGGCCGGCGTCAGCCGCGAGCTCGCCCGCGTCGGCCTGCCCACGAGCCAGTACACCCAGTGGTACTGGAAGTGCGACCTGCACAACATCCTGCGCTTCCTGAAGCTGAGGCTCGACTCCCACGCCCAACTCGAGATTCGCGCCTTCGCGCAGGCCATGCTCGCGCTCATCGAGCCCATCGTGCCCGCCACCATCGAGGCGTGGCGGGACTACCACCAGCACTCCCTGCGGCTCACGCGGCTCGAGATCGACGCGCTCCGCGACGAGCTGGGCGGCGGCCCGGGGGAACTCGCAACCAAGAACACTCGCGAGCGGGCCGAGTGGGAGGCCAAGCGGGCCGGCCTTGGCCTGCCGACGCGGGGCTAG
- a CDS encoding transporter, producing MLLPLPTLPPPALVEPTAVQEAQDSPDAADLPAQDAFDEATGPYDFTNPEPLSGTIFTGRPSFGVGIRTVPIGRFQIETGYTFTQDEGDSSHTLPTTLLRVGLTDTIEGRLSTPGFTAAEGADNGFGDLVLGVRFEVQPPDGWVPGVALQPQVTLPTGDASPSDDVDPSVIIPLAWTIDERTSVGSNLGLLAVTDDSGDTEATFTMSALISRAATDRLSFFGEYFAVYPGSGGDQQSLDFGALYLLTPNVQLDAVVGFGLNEAAADFFTGAGVSFRF from the coding sequence ATGCTCCTGCCGCTCCCGACGCTCCCTCCGCCCGCCCTCGTCGAACCCACGGCGGTCCAGGAAGCGCAGGACTCCCCGGACGCCGCCGACCTCCCCGCGCAGGACGCCTTCGACGAAGCGACGGGCCCCTACGACTTCACCAACCCCGAGCCGCTCTCTGGTACGATCTTCACCGGCCGGCCCAGCTTCGGCGTGGGCATCCGCACCGTGCCCATCGGCCGTTTCCAGATCGAGACCGGTTATACCTTCACCCAGGACGAGGGCGACTCGTCGCACACGCTGCCGACCACGCTGCTCCGCGTCGGGCTGACCGACACGATCGAGGGCAGGCTGTCGACGCCGGGCTTCACCGCTGCCGAAGGTGCCGACAACGGCTTCGGCGACCTCGTCCTGGGCGTCCGCTTCGAGGTCCAGCCGCCCGATGGCTGGGTGCCCGGTGTTGCGCTGCAGCCCCAGGTCACGCTGCCCACCGGCGACGCCTCGCCGTCCGACGACGTTGATCCATCCGTGATCATCCCGCTGGCCTGGACGATCGACGAGCGGACCTCCGTGGGCTCGAACCTGGGCCTGCTGGCGGTGACCGATGATTCGGGCGACACCGAGGCGACCTTCACGATGTCGGCGCTCATCAGCCGGGCCGCCACCGATCGGCTGTCGTTCTTCGGGGAGTACTTCGCGGTGTATCCGGGCAGCGGGGGCGACCAGCAATCGCTGGACTTCGGCGCCCTCTACCTGCTGACGCCCAACGTGCAGCTCGACGCGGTGGTGGGCTTCGGGCTGAACGAGGCCGCCGCCGACTTCTTCACCGGGGCCGGCGTGTCGTTTAGGTTCTGA
- the atpG gene encoding ATP synthase F1 subunit gamma, with translation MAKTREIKKRIKAVKNIQRITRTMQMIATSKFAKAQGRAESTKPYTEGIFELVQELAATAGNVDHPLISGPDGGFRDDARPLTLVLTSDRGLCGPYNGSVLRTAMKHLRSDPAIREGDIDLVGKKGAAFLKFNGLPIARQHTQFGDRPEFEDVQELAQSYIERFEAGRITGVTVIYMRYITVARQTPEVLQLLPLKPPTIDNAAKDGAFSAEYEFSPDADELLADLLPETVKATLFQAFNDAVVSENIARMVAMKAATDNAGKMGKALKRKFNRARQSQITTELTEIVSGAAALG, from the coding sequence ATGGCCAAGACCCGCGAGATCAAGAAGCGCATCAAGGCGGTCAAGAACATCCAGCGGATCACCCGCACGATGCAGATGATCGCCACCAGCAAGTTCGCCAAGGCCCAGGGCCGGGCCGAGTCGACCAAGCCCTACACCGAGGGCATCTTCGAGCTGGTGCAGGAGCTCGCGGCCACCGCCGGCAACGTCGACCACCCGCTCATCAGCGGGCCCGACGGCGGCTTCCGGGACGACGCCAGGCCGCTCACGCTCGTGCTCACCAGCGACCGCGGGCTCTGCGGCCCGTACAACGGCTCGGTCCTCCGCACCGCGATGAAGCACCTTCGCAGCGACCCGGCCATCCGCGAGGGCGACATCGACCTCGTGGGCAAGAAGGGCGCCGCCTTCCTGAAGTTCAACGGCCTGCCCATCGCCCGCCAGCACACCCAATTCGGCGACCGCCCCGAGTTCGAGGACGTGCAGGAGCTGGCCCAGAGCTACATCGAACGGTTCGAGGCCGGCCGCATCACCGGCGTCACCGTGATCTACATGCGGTACATCACCGTCGCCCGCCAGACGCCCGAGGTGCTGCAGCTGCTGCCCCTCAAGCCGCCGACGATCGACAACGCCGCGAAGGACGGTGCGTTCTCGGCCGAGTACGAGTTCAGCCCCGACGCCGACGAGCTGCTGGCCGACCTGCTGCCCGAGACGGTGAAGGCCACGCTCTTCCAGGCGTTCAACGATGCGGTGGTCAGCGAGAACATCGCCCGCATGGTGGCGATGAAGGCCGCGACGGACAACGCCGGCAAGATGGGCAAGGCCCTCAAGCGCAAGTTCAACCGCGCCCGCCAGAGCCAGATCACCACGGAGCTGACCGAGATCGTGAGCGGAGCGGCGGCGCTGGGCTAG
- a CDS encoding hotdog domain-containing protein, whose protein sequence is MSPANASPNEVSNDRAPAGEDGWSLGLRVMTMPRDTNQYGTIFGGVILSYIDQAAFAEARRHGLHRWVTAKLEQVEFRQPVKVGDLVTLETRTTRCGTSSVGVHVRVTAQRYGSHEVVDVTEAQLTMVAVGPDGRPVPMADAPTAHLT, encoded by the coding sequence GTGAGCCCCGCAAATGCAAGCCCCAACGAGGTTTCCAATGATCGTGCGCCCGCGGGCGAGGACGGCTGGTCGCTCGGCCTGCGGGTCATGACGATGCCCCGCGACACCAACCAGTACGGCACGATCTTCGGCGGCGTGATCCTGAGCTACATCGACCAGGCCGCGTTCGCGGAGGCCCGCCGGCATGGGCTGCACCGCTGGGTGACCGCCAAGCTCGAGCAGGTTGAGTTCCGCCAGCCCGTGAAGGTGGGGGACCTGGTCACCCTCGAGACCCGGACGACACGCTGCGGCACCTCCAGCGTGGGCGTACACGTCCGCGTCACCGCGCAGCGTTACGGCAGCCACGAGGTCGTCGACGTCACCGAGGCGCAGCTCACGATGGTGGCCGTCGGCCCCGACGGCCGCCCGGTGCCCATGGCCGACGCCCCAACGGCACACCTAACATAG
- a CDS encoding GC-type dockerin domain-anchored protein → MRGCFRASLIVAFVPAPLALGQAADPTVLVANNGNLLGAVTSFQPGPDGGLVEVDYLVIDERPAGDPAERGTNVEGIALSPGGRFLATGHATALDPEQLTIIEVRRDGTLQQLDEFLVPNAPLGIAWVADDLVAVAESALGDSTARVYRYTPGAEPGQGSLVQTDATETGTFITNLESDPRRRLLFVQDSDFGGGAANVASYEVDDDGELLLVDRVFTSPNFALDMALAPNGDWLYAGGGISGTGSDVLGFSVASGGGLGFIGGSPFASPGDSPAWVTVTGDSRYVFAGHGRDATVQGFATDAVTGALSATGASFDVGSQGTLGTVGTLTLPAGEFLYVTDNSTVFDGLSGIYAFRVENDGALVQVGDIVPTQGSQPDNFVVWEPATIDCPPDLDGDGELTVFDFLAFQNLFALGDPAADFDGDGELTLFDFLAFQNAFGVGCG, encoded by the coding sequence ATGCGTGGATGCTTCCGTGCGTCGCTCATCGTGGCCTTCGTGCCCGCCCCGCTTGCACTGGGCCAGGCCGCCGACCCGACCGTGCTCGTCGCGAACAACGGCAACCTGCTCGGCGCGGTAACGAGCTTCCAGCCCGGGCCCGACGGCGGGCTGGTCGAGGTGGACTACCTGGTGATCGACGAGCGCCCCGCCGGCGACCCCGCCGAGCGCGGCACCAACGTCGAGGGCATCGCCCTCTCGCCCGGCGGTCGATTCCTGGCGACGGGCCACGCGACGGCGCTCGACCCCGAGCAGCTGACGATCATCGAGGTTCGACGAGACGGCACGCTGCAGCAGCTCGACGAATTCCTCGTTCCGAACGCGCCGCTCGGCATCGCGTGGGTCGCCGATGACCTGGTGGCCGTCGCCGAGAGCGCCCTGGGCGACTCGACCGCCCGCGTGTACCGGTATACCCCGGGTGCCGAGCCCGGGCAGGGCTCGCTGGTGCAGACCGACGCGACCGAGACCGGCACCTTCATCACCAACCTGGAGAGCGATCCGCGGCGCCGGCTGCTGTTCGTGCAGGACTCGGACTTCGGCGGCGGCGCCGCGAACGTCGCCAGCTACGAAGTCGACGATGACGGCGAACTGCTGCTCGTCGATCGCGTCTTCACCAGCCCCAATTTCGCCCTCGACATGGCGCTGGCGCCCAACGGCGACTGGCTGTACGCCGGCGGCGGCATCAGCGGCACGGGCAGCGACGTGCTCGGGTTCTCGGTGGCGTCCGGGGGTGGCCTCGGCTTCATCGGCGGTTCGCCCTTCGCGAGCCCGGGCGACTCGCCCGCGTGGGTCACGGTTACGGGCGACAGCCGCTACGTCTTCGCGGGTCACGGCCGGGATGCCACGGTGCAGGGCTTCGCCACCGACGCCGTCACCGGTGCACTCAGCGCGACCGGCGCGAGCTTCGATGTCGGCAGCCAGGGCACACTGGGCACCGTGGGCACACTAACGCTGCCGGCCGGCGAGTTCCTCTACGTCACCGATAACTCGACGGTGTTCGACGGGCTCAGCGGCATCTACGCGTTCCGCGTCGAAAACGACGGAGCGCTCGTACAGGTCGGCGACATCGTGCCCACGCAGGGCAGCCAGCCGGACAACTTCGTCGTGTGGGAGCCCGCGACCATCGACTGCCCGCCCGACCTCGATGGCGACGGAGAGCTGACCGTCTTCGACTTCCTTGCATTCCAGAACCTGTTCGCGCTGGGCGACCCCGCCGCCGATTTCGACGGCGACGGCGAGCTCACGCTGTTCGACTTCCTCGCGTTCCAGAACGCCTTCGGCGTGGGGTGCGGCTAG
- a CDS encoding RsmD family RNA methyltransferase codes for MRIIGGEFKRTPIKGPPDERTTRPLPDRVRESIFNMLSGHMQEQPTVLDCFAGTGSFGLEALSRGARRAVFVERDRRIEGLLRGNIEAVGVADRCEVIEADALGPLALARCPDPVTIVMMDPPYAIARDPKAWQRVLRQASRFAERLTEDGYLLLRTPWPFLQIAEIDEPQPPTRRRSKGERPTPAQEEVIELSLDDGSLESQDADEIEALFEAIASADANEPAKPEFVRGSLEIDGTVGPETHEYGTTAVHWYQRQADG; via the coding sequence ATGCGGATCATCGGCGGGGAGTTCAAGCGAACGCCCATCAAGGGCCCGCCCGACGAGAGGACCACCCGGCCCCTCCCCGACCGCGTCCGCGAGTCGATCTTCAACATGCTGTCGGGCCACATGCAGGAGCAGCCAACCGTGCTCGACTGCTTCGCGGGCACCGGCTCGTTCGGGCTCGAGGCCCTGAGCCGCGGGGCCCGCAGGGCGGTCTTCGTCGAGCGGGACCGCAGGATCGAGGGGCTGCTGCGGGGCAACATCGAGGCCGTGGGCGTCGCCGACCGCTGCGAGGTGATCGAGGCCGACGCGCTGGGCCCGCTCGCGCTCGCGCGGTGCCCCGATCCCGTCACCATCGTCATGATGGACCCGCCCTACGCGATCGCCCGGGACCCCAAGGCCTGGCAGCGGGTGCTCCGGCAGGCTTCCAGGTTCGCCGAGCGGCTGACCGAGGACGGCTACCTGCTGCTGCGGACGCCCTGGCCGTTTCTGCAGATCGCCGAGATCGACGAACCGCAGCCGCCCACCCGCCGCCGCAGCAAGGGGGAACGCCCCACGCCGGCCCAGGAAGAGGTCATCGAGCTGAGCCTGGACGACGGCTCGCTGGAGAGCCAGGACGCCGACGAGATCGAGGCGCTGTTCGAGGCGATCGCATCAGCCGACGCCAACGAGCCGGCCAAGCCCGAGTTCGTGCGCGGCTCGCTGGAGATCGATGGCACCGTCGGCCCCGAGACCCACGAGTACGGCACGACGGCGGTGCATTGGTATCAGCGACAAGCTGACGGCTAG
- a CDS encoding TIGR00341 family protein, protein MALRLVQIVLPKRHDVEVREVIGRRDASTLWVEPAADDRIRVSVLLPKEECDDLVQRIDGQYSAVEGYRLVLAAIEGTRPKIEEPAEPKAGEDGEDEAPRRRKPFFGSRVASDELVQEVASGAKLTRVYVAMVVLSAVVAAAGLIQGSAAVIIGAMVIAPLLGPNMALALALTIGDLKLARRALLTNFVGFVVAGGLAAGIGVLAQADPQSPEIAARVSPKATDIAIALAAGAAGTLAATTGVPAILVGVMVAVALMPPLVTSGLLLASAAAEPVQALGALLLAILNVICINASAMAMFRLQGVAPYSLYDERRARRSSTYAILCWGLLLAALTAIVLLWSRGVQPHADG, encoded by the coding sequence ATGGCGCTACGGCTCGTCCAGATCGTGCTGCCCAAGCGCCACGACGTGGAGGTGCGCGAGGTCATCGGCCGCCGCGACGCGTCCACGCTGTGGGTCGAGCCCGCCGCCGACGACCGCATCCGCGTCAGCGTGCTGCTGCCCAAGGAGGAGTGCGACGACCTCGTCCAGCGGATCGACGGGCAGTACTCGGCCGTCGAGGGCTACCGCCTCGTGCTCGCCGCCATCGAGGGCACGCGGCCCAAGATCGAGGAGCCCGCCGAGCCGAAGGCCGGCGAGGATGGCGAGGACGAGGCGCCCCGGCGTCGCAAGCCCTTCTTCGGGTCGCGTGTCGCGTCGGACGAACTCGTGCAGGAGGTCGCGTCGGGCGCGAAGCTCACGCGGGTGTACGTGGCGATGGTGGTGCTGTCGGCCGTCGTAGCGGCGGCGGGGCTGATCCAGGGCAGCGCGGCGGTCATCATCGGGGCCATGGTCATCGCGCCGCTGCTGGGGCCCAACATGGCCCTGGCCCTGGCGCTGACGATCGGCGATCTCAAGCTCGCCCGCCGGGCGCTGCTGACCAACTTCGTTGGTTTCGTGGTGGCCGGCGGCCTGGCGGCGGGCATCGGCGTGCTCGCCCAAGCGGATCCGCAGTCGCCCGAGATCGCCGCGCGGGTGTCGCCCAAGGCCACCGACATCGCCATCGCGCTGGCCGCCGGCGCCGCGGGCACGCTTGCGGCGACCACGGGCGTGCCGGCCATCCTCGTGGGCGTGATGGTGGCCGTCGCGCTCATGCCGCCGCTGGTGACCTCGGGGCTGCTGCTCGCCAGCGCGGCGGCCGAACCCGTGCAGGCCCTTGGCGCGCTGCTGCTGGCGATCCTCAACGTGATCTGCATCAACGCGTCGGCCATGGCGATGTTCCGCCTGCAGGGCGTGGCGCCCTACTCGCTCTACGACGAGCGCCGGGCCCGCCGCTCGTCGACCTACGCCATCCTCTGCTGGGGCCTGCTGCTTGCCGCCCTGACCGCGATCGTTCTGCTATGGTCTCGCGGCGTGCAGCCCCACGCCGATGGATAG
- a CDS encoding formyltransferase family protein gives MPRETRRTSFLAMLSGGGRTLMNLLDAIDDGRLDARVGGVVASRECPGADRARDRGLRVAVETGEIPAERLCELAGAADAEWIVLCGYLRRVAIPREPGQPCDFSDRVVNIHPALLPRHGGPGMYGERVHRAVLEAGDAHSGCTVHLCDDRYDTGPILRRARCPVLPDDTPDSLAARVFALECEAYPAALQELFAASA, from the coding sequence ATGCCGCGTGAGACCCGGAGGACGTCGTTCCTGGCGATGCTCTCCGGTGGGGGTCGGACGCTCATGAACCTGCTCGATGCCATCGACGACGGCCGGCTGGATGCCCGCGTCGGGGGCGTGGTCGCTTCTCGCGAGTGTCCCGGAGCCGATCGGGCCCGCGATCGCGGCCTGCGCGTCGCCGTCGAGACCGGCGAGATCCCCGCCGAGCGGCTGTGCGAGCTGGCCGGCGCGGCCGACGCCGAGTGGATCGTGCTCTGCGGGTACCTGCGGCGGGTCGCGATCCCGCGTGAGCCCGGGCAGCCGTGCGACTTCTCGGATCGCGTGGTCAACATCCACCCGGCCCTGCTCCCAAGGCACGGGGGGCCGGGCATGTATGGCGAGCGGGTGCACCGGGCCGTGCTCGAGGCGGGGGATGCACATAGCGGTTGCACGGTGCACCTGTGCGATGACCGATACGACACCGGGCCGATCCTCCGGCGGGCGCGCTGCCCCGTGCTGCCGGATGACACGCCCGATTCGCTCGCCGCACGGGTCTTCGCGCTCGAGTGCGAGGCGTACCCGGCGGCGCTGCAGGAGCTGTTCGCCGCGAGCGCATGA